Below is a genomic region from Rana temporaria chromosome 3, aRanTem1.1, whole genome shotgun sequence.
GGCGGAGATGCATAAATGCACCAATTAGAGAGGAACAGCAAAACACAATTAAATAATGAACAGTATATAGATGATTGTGGATACTTCTCAAGTGggtaaacaaacaaaacacaccGATAGTGTTGTTCAATGCCGGTAAAGGCGCATGTCTCtgtgaaagtgggggggggggggaaataggcTATGGATTCAATCTGTGAATCTAGGAAAGGGCAATGGCGGATATAAAGTAGAGTCTGAGAGACCATAGGGTAGGTGCAGAAGATGTAGAGGAAGGGAGAGTGGGAAGAAAGAAGacttgtctgggggggggggggagaggtaggTAGGATAGGGAAAGTTCCAATGGGGTCCAGTAATCAGCATAGCTAGCAGTAGTGATCCATGCAGTAATCACATGGAGAGTAGAGTACAGTCCAGATTAAGGTGGTCATTATAGGACAACCATTGGTCCCAAATCTTCAGAAATTTGGTGTGGGTATCAGTAAGTgtagaggtgtttttttttcatgaaccaTAGTACCCATGACCCTCTGTTTTGACCTCGGCAAAGATAAGAAATGGTTGTCACCAGGCTCTAGCCAATGTCTGTTGGACCGCCTGGAAAACAAATTCCACCAGCTTTCTCTGGACTTTAGAAAGGGACAAGATTGGCTTATGTAATAAGGCTTCCCAGGGATTACATGCAAGGGAGATGTTTAGGACTGATCTTATTATTGTATAGACTCGTGTCCAGAATCACATCACCTTTGGGCAGGACCACCAGATAAAAAGAGAGTGCCTTGCTCTCTACATCCTCGAAAGCACAAATGGGATGCAATTATCTAATATTAAGTATGTGCTGTGATAAAAGATTCTGCTAGCAGAAATGTTGATATACAAAGACCCTATAATGATAATCACCTGCAGCGCCACACAATCACAGTGCAACAATTAGTCACATATCTAAGTGAAAAAATCAATATAAATATGTCAATCCTAAAGTGCAGTATAatatcacaataaaaataaagaatatatgcaaaaaaaatgcataaagtgcaaaaaagttCTGTATAGtcgaaaaaaaacatatgtattaTAAGTCCTCCACCAATGACTCAGATTGTTGCTTGACTCTTGCTAGTGTAAAGAATCACCAGCCACCACCTCatgaaatggccactcaccagaaaatGGGCTAAAAAATGTATAGCAAGCTTAGCATGTCATCATTGGTAGGTATCATCCAGGGTAGCCTATGCATCCACCCACATTGCTCTCCTCTCCAGTTCCCAACACAGATCCAAACTCTTGAGTTTACACTGGAGGTCCCCTGAAGATGACCTATAGACTGAAAAATGTATTGGGGCAGAGACTTTAGTGCTGATGTCACGCCACTGCATCTGCTTTCAATGTGAGATACAACAGTTTTGCATTGatatatactgtaggtctgtttGATTGGCATGCTATGTATGTGATCCTCATGGTACAAAGGAGAGGGGGGTTAGGACTATAAATGAGAGATGTAGCTTACAGTGGGTAAACAACAGTATCACAATCAACAAAGAAAGAGAGGTAAAAGAGTAACCATATTGATaagagagagttttttttttatcagataatttttattttaagatATAGTTTTATTGAAAGAACTCATCACCTTGTGCCATAAATAATTGGAATCGCAGTCCAATGTAAAATTATATACACCAGATATGGCTAGACTGTGACATGCTGCAATAACAATTAATGCATGAGAAACAAATAACATGAATACAATAAAATGTATAGAAATGCATAGTGGTGTAATATAATTGCATCAAcaagcttgacgcgtttcgtggtctgaaatccacttcctcaggagcagATGCCTACTTCtctacaaaaaatatacaaaacaacaAGAGAATCTAGTATGGTAAAAAGGACAATGCAGTATGGATAAAGAACATAATGGAGAATGAAAGAAACCAGCAAGTAGGTGGAGTATCCTACCCTAATATGTCTCACAATCAGTGCATCTGTCAGCATGTGGTCCTGTCAGATAGGGGCAGCATGAGATAATCAGGAGCTGGGGGGTTTTAACCATGGGCATAGACATGAAGACTTGAAGAAGTCTACATATAGGAGCTGAGTGCTGGTGTGTGTGGCGATCCAAGCTGGAATCTGTCGAAAATGGGCTACAAAATGTGTAGCAAGTACTTTATATACTGCAGATATGTGACTAATTGTTGCACTTTGTGATCAATTGTTGCACTCTGATTGTGTGTCGCTGCAGGGGATTATCACAAAGGGGATGCAGAAGGGTGACATTTGGCCACATGAACGGGGGTCATGTACCAATGGTAAAGCAATTTGTAGGCATTCTCTTGAGCCAGTATGTTCTGAAAGCATTTAGAGAAGTCTAGCCAAATTTGGTTCCAGGTAGCTTGGTCCATAGTTTAGCCTAGGTCAGTTTCCCATTTTATGACATAGGGAAGTGTGTAAGGACCTATCAGGCTGCAACATTTGGCCAAAAAAGATTTAATTTTAATAATTACATGGGCGGAGATTGCGTGTGTCGTCATCGCAGCCAGAAAGACAGGTGTGATGAAAAGGTTTTGAGTTTATACAACAACCAGAGCACCATAACAGGAATGCCTTATAATTAAAGCTTCCACTGTGGGGATTAATTGCAGGCTAATTTGAGCTCTGTAACGAAGATCCACTTCATTTGGTAAGAGGTTGCCTTTTTCAATTTGAGGAGCACATTTGGAGCGCCAAAGCACTTTTTATTATAGAAATTGGTCCACCAGCACTGAACACTTTCAATATTTAGCGCATTTATCCTGGATTGTCTTCATAAATAATTAACATGATCTAATGGACTTCATATTTCAATTATTGCAGGTTTATGTATATTTTCACTGTTGATActtgcactttattttattttatattgtcttTTTGGAGAGCAATTTGCCAGTTGAACACTTTTTGGATAGATTCATTATTTAAAGGAACAGCGCACCATTTTTATACACAATAGTTACATCACTGGTGTTAAAAcagaaatccattttttttatatgcgcTTGTATAGGTAAAATTCCACTGTGTAAGCGACGTCCTTGTCGCCGATTGCGGCCGCACACTGACGTCATTGCCCGGCGCCatatgcgttccacgctggaacgcggaagtgcccaGTGCAATCAGCGCTTCCTGATACACATGTCTTGCTGCTATAAATTGATTGCACTGCCAGTATAAAGCGTTcctttattgtcggccgtagcctgcTGAACCCCGGTCCACACTGCCATCAAACTCCTGGTTACTACTATCCCCTAAGAATTAAGCACTCCCAAACCAAATCCATCAATATTCtatttgctgtggggacactcagaTATTTATCTGCAGGAGACTCTCACTACCTGAATTCATTGAACCGtcatcctctgcaaacggataactACCCTTGCCATACTACTTTCAATGCTTGTGAAATATTCCTTACTCATAGTACATATATCATCTTTTGAACCCTGCTCTGTTTAAATTACCACCTTGCTTGGGATTAGCTACTGTGGATTCATGCTACTATTGTGGAACTGCTCATACTAAATGTTCCTTGAGTACTCATGAAGATAACAGCTTGATTATACGTCTTAGtctatatcttaaagggacatacattccTAAGCCATTCATATAATCACCAGCTGCCTCTCTCTAAAATATATTATCCTAGTATCCTAATACAGTATCTTCTTATGCTACGTGCATGACATTTGTTAACTGTAGAAAACGTGCTTCTGGCCTGTAAATCAAACACGTTCGCATATaccttttaaactagggcttggAGCTATGCTATAATACCTCCTTGCCTATTTCCTCAACGAAATCCTATTAGCCAAATCCATAGATGGAGAAGTCCTATTAGCTAAACCCATGGACAGAGAATCTCCATTAGCCGTAGTCGCCAAGTGAACTATATAAACACCTCTGCTGCACTAGAACTTTGCCTTTTGGTCTACTGCATTCTGCATTCTGCTACCTGTTCCTTGTGTTTGATCTCCTGTTGCCATTCTGATCCATCTGACCACACTTGTAGTCTACCTGAACTGACTTCTGGCTTGCTCTTTGACCACGTCCCTGCTTGACTCCTCTGTCTGCCTTTTTGTCGTTGCCAACTCCAGCCTGAACCTGAAAACTCTGCTGCCtaattctctgttccccccacattattggatttgattgatagcagcgggagccaatggctgtgctgctatctatccaatcaagagccgagacaacGGGCAGAGAGGAAGAGCCCATCTCCAATGAGGGAACGaacaggctcaggtgagtaaaacgggggtctGGGGGGCTGgacagtgtcagaagttttttcaccttaatgcataggatgcattaaggtgaaaaaacacaagggtttacaacccctttaattttagtTAGCCACATTTTTCCCCAACCGTACATGTAAGGCTTGCATAGTATGGCACACATATTGCAGGCCACAAGGACACTGCAACAGTGTACACAAAATTACACGTAGaacttattataatatttttttttgctttcctcctCACATATGGATGATTACTGTGACCCAGACTAGGAGTCGCACTAGCCCCCCCTGGCCCTGAGGGGATATTACCTTGGGGGGGAGGGAGTTGGTGTGAAGGATGGAAATTGAATGtatgaatttattttttgtaatatgaAGAACGGGATGATATATTCAGTTTGTATGAGGCTGATTAATCGACTCTATTTTTGTATGGAAATGAGACTTGGTTTCCTGTATAAATGAAAaggtgaaaaataaagaaattgaaaaaaaaaaaagaacttataTGGAGCTCCTGTGTATCAAAACTGACAGGGACATAACCAAGCAACCTCAATCAACACTGGAGGCAAGGGATTTCCCAAGGCACCCAGGAGATGGGGTGAAGGCTAGATATCTAATATCTAGTAACATTGAACTGGAATGATGTAACCCTCCTGCAACTTAAACTATTAATGGGACAAATGTTGCACTTCCTACATGTGTAAAATCCTTTCCCTGAAAGAACACAGTTTTAGCCACTTTATGTCTCAGAGATGGAACACCTCTGAACAGGACCTGAAGCTGATCAGGAAGTAAGCTGCCTAAGACCCGATCATTTTTGAGAATGGGCCAGTGTCATTTAATAATATTCCTCATTGCatagtgttcaatggaaaataaaGTAATAccagaaaaagaaaaatcctggGTAGTCCTAGGTGCTATAGAATCTCTATCAACCAGCAATGCATCGTTTGCATTGTGTTTGCCAAAGAAGCCTCAATATATTATTTTCTGAAAAGCAAgacttaaagcggcgttccagGCAAAAAGGCAACTCTGTCAAACAATAGTACACCCCCCCctcattttttgtaatacatttttttattggcttTTTGGTACCATTTTTGCTCTTTTTCTTCTCGACCTCTGCATTTGCAAGCTATGCCATTTCCACGATTGcattgtgtcctcctcctgtcccctgttggcttctgggacctgtgtgggtCCCAGGAGACAacaggaccattcagaaagcgccaCGCGACTCATGCATGTGCAGTAAGAAACCAGCTGTGAGTGCCGGTGCCTGCACCCGGAGCCGATGGACAGATTGGCTTGGTGTGCCGTcatcgcaggctccctggacaggtaagtgtccttaaatttaaaagtcagcagctacagtatttgtagctgctgacttttatttattttttcctaagctggaactccgctttaagaatttcAGCCTGGAAATTAaaatcctccagccaggaaacaaTTCTTCTGAGGCGGAGAAACTGGCTTTGTGGGACAGCTGGAAGTTAAGACCTATGATGATAACTATTAAGATGATAAACGAATTCCTATTGGTGGCCCTTAAGAAAGTAATGGTGATTAAATGCTCATTTTTAACGCTAATAGTGAGATACAAGAAATTAACTTGATAGTCACTCACCTCAAGTTCAACTGTATACCTCTATTGTTCCCATTGATTTACTGCATGAATAACTCCAAGAAAGCAATTTCTCAATCCCAaaagaggaggatgtcgtctatatacctcCTCCACAAGACCAATTGAGGTCTGGGAGGGGCATAGACAACATCCTCCTGCTCTTTAGGtataaatacattattaaaaaGTGGGGCAAATTTTGCTTCCCATGGCAACACCTTTACTCTGCAGATAATATTGTCCTTGAAACCAAAAGTAATTGTGAATAgccataaattataaaaaatccaCAATATCATTTCTCTGTATACAAGGAATGGTAGAGTCCTGACTCAAATAATAATCCACAGCCTTCTGTATACTTAACTAATTTATGTACTGTTTATTTTTAGGGGTGTTTGAGATCGTGCCATATCGCTTCAGTGGAATTTGCTCAGGGCTCTGATTTTTCCAtgataaaataatgtttttttacggTTATGATAATTTTTTTCTGATACACTCCTAGGCTTCGAAATGTGGACCAATGACAAGTTGCCTGCCACAACTTATTTTAAGATCTAGTTCACCACAGAAGACCTCAGCTTCTGCTTAAGGATTTCCTGTCCAACCTGGAGTTTATTGGCTACTCAATGACTGCAAGCTGCCAGGTTCTAAGGCAGCAAAGACACCCCACATAATGTTACACTCTCCTTCATACTTCAGATTTATTTCTTTACACAAACAAATTCATCAAAATTTCACCATGTATCATATTTGTCCACAAAACATTGTTGCAATAGTACTAAAAAAACTGAGTGATGTTTGGTGTAATCCTAGCTCTAAAAATTATATTCACTTGTCATATGCACGCTGCATCTCCTTGGTTCAGCAAAGAATCTAGAAAATCAAAGTGATTGCTTTATTCATGTTATACATGATATAGATCAACGTCTGTTGTACAGTTATCCCTGGTGGACTTCCAATACCATTTTTGTGAAGTTATATGTTACAGGGGCTATGCAGTGTTTCCAATATTTTATGTTAGATATGAGagtatttttttcagcttttttgccttattaAGGTTTGAATAAAGTACATAATAAATATTGCTGTTTTTAATTATCATGAGTAGTGTATAAGGGATATAATTTGTAACAGCATTCCATGACAGGATGATCTAAACATGAGTTCTATTATTGAGCTATTCCTAATCATCAATAACTATTTTGAGTGTAAGGATCAGATGAACCTGGAGGTTTAGCTTCTATTTTTGTGTTTGAGTTTCCCACTCATCTACTATTCTTTCTCTACAAGTTATTGTTTTTTGGGTGGAGACATTATGGCTTTAGCTATATTATAGATGATTTAGTAAAATGATCTGCAAGAGCACAGATTGGAGTGCAGTTCTCATCAACTTATTTTAATCTGATGACAAGCAAACGTTCACTTGGAGACCAGAGACAAGAGTAAGTGGTGCATTGGGTTTGTACTTACAGTTCCTATTCTTATTCTGACACATGCTTTTTTATTGTAATCCACAGCAACGCCCCTTTAACATCTTTGTTTCTCAAGGTGTAGATGAAAGGGTTAAGCATTGGAGTTACAACACTATAGAACAAGGTGGCCATTTTATCCTGGTTGGCCACGTGAGTGTCTCCCGGTCtcatgtacaaaaaaataattgtaccgtaGAATAAGGTAACTACAATAATATGTGAAGCACAAGTGGAGAAAGCTTTTTTCCGGCCGACGGATGTACTGATCTTAAGTATACTAAAGATAATATTGCCATATGTAATTAGAATAAAGAAAAATGGGCCCATAACCACAAAcatagcacacaaaaaaatgaTGGTCTTATTAAGAGAAGCATCTATGCAGGACAGTTCTATTATATATGGTATCTCACAGAAAAAATGGTTAATGACATTTGGGCCACAGAATGGCAATTGCAGTGCAAATAATGTGTTTATTAATGAGTTTATAAAGCCCACAATCCAACAGCCACTTGCCATTTTCACGCATAAGCTTGGATGCATAATGGTGGTATAGTGTAATGGGCTACATATAGCCACATAGCGATCATAAGCCATTGCTAAGAGAAGGCAGCATTCCGAGCCTCCTACACCCATGTGTATAAACAATTGGGTAAAACAGGCATTAAATGATATACTTTTCTTCAGTGATAAAAAATTTATCAGCATTTTGGGAACTATACTGGAGGTGAAACAAATGTCCATAAATGATAAGTTACtcaagaaaaaatacattggtgTATGGAGATGGGGGCTTATCCTGCTGGCAAAAATAATAAGGAAATTACCCATAAGTGATGTAACATAACTGATAAGAAACACCAGAAATAAGACAGTCTGTATATCTTGGCGTCTGGTCAACCCCAGAAGAATGAATTCCTCAACTCTTGTGTAGTTCCACATCATTATTCACCATGAAGAAAGTGTGGATATAGAACTATGTTGTTAAAATGCCATGAAAATTCAGGCTTATGAATAAACAATACTTTGACTTCTTAGGAAAAGTCCTTGACTTCATACATCTGTCAGCCTTCCAGAAACCTGGGAATCCAAAAAGTGGGACATCTTTTTTTCTGAGATCTCAGATATGACCTCTTTTATGGCGGGTTATTATCTATCAAGCATATTTGTCACCTCTAGAATTTGGATGTGGATATGGTCTTGGCTGGATTTGTATTCTGTGGGATTTCCATGATGTTGAAAACCTGACAGGTGACAATCCAACACATGAATAAGACATCAGTTTTAGCTGGATGGACGTTTTAAATTGAGCTATAAGAATACGAGATGGCCAGATAGTCAAGGGTTTCCTTTGAGCAGATATCAGTGATTCTAACATTTCTTGGGTAAACTAAACCTTTGTCATCTGAGATCACTCTTTTTTGTATGGCAGTTACATATTTAGTTCATTGATAGGCCAAACAGTTGTGAGATGTCTCCCGATGTCTACTGATCTACGGATTGATGGAGGAATAATCATGCAGCATCAGGAGGGCTGAATAAGCACAGATCCAAAGAACACATTAAGCAGAAGCTGAATAATCCATACACTGCAGTTCTttagcaaggagaacagtgagcaggacagcagtgacatcaccaaatctaaTGAGGCCAGCAGTCAGAGACAGCAGTGTCTTAAATGATCTCACATGGCACACATACAGCTATGGGGCGCAGTCACATACCCGGAAGTCCAATAATCATTTTCAGAAGGGTTTCAGGACAAAAGGAACATTTTTCAGGGTACTGTTGAGTCatgatacattttcagatatcATGTATAATAGGGAAATAATGTAACTTGCAAACTTCAATCCCATCTACCAATtggttctacaaaatatttttgcaactaatgaaaaattatatttatcaCTTTTCTAAATACTTGGACACCTTGCCACAATGTTAAGacaaccaatatatatatatatatatatatatatatatatatatatatatatatatatatatatatatatatcagagtgCCATTGTGTAGACTatagaggtctgtgtgtccctccatggatatgcttcCCCAGactatcactgacccaccaccaaaccggtaatgctgaatgatgttacaggcagcataaagttccctgcggcttctccagaccctttcatgtctgtcacatatgctcagggtgaacctgctcttatctgtgaaaagcatggggcaccagttgCGGACCTACCATTTCTGGTGTTCAAtgaaaaatgccaatcgagctccacagtgtccacaGTATCTGGCAGTTAGCACAGAGCActctagaggacgtcgggccctcgggccacccccatgaagtctgtttctgattgttcggtcagagacattcacaccagtggatGGGGATATCCAGTGGCCTGcttgaggtcattttgtagggctctggcagtgcttatcctgttcctccttatacaaaggagcagataccggttctgctgatgggttaaggaccttctcctagagtaactgcctgtctcctggaatctcctccatgctcttgagactgtgctgggagacacggcaaaccttctggcaatgacacgtattaatGTGCCATCcgggaggagttggactgcctgtgcaacctttatagggtccaggtatggccttgtgctaccagtaatgaaactgaccctagccaaatgcaaaactagtgaaaatcagccagaaaagatgagtagggaaaaaaatggcagacacctccacctgaaaaactattcctgttttggaggttgtctcattgttgcccatctaatgcacctgttgttaatttcaattaacagcaaagaagCTAAAACTGATTAACaatcccctctgtatacacccctccccctctgctacttaactgaccagatcaatatcccaggagttctgattgaaaagtgttccttttattttttttgaacagtgtatatataaagtatataaagtgacagtgcttatGCGCTACTATAGACACTCAATGAATCAACCCTAAACAACATGTATCAATAAGTTGCTGCAAAACctaaagtgtttacaatacacaaatatataaatgaaagagGTGAGGGGTTCCGCGCAACCTAGCACGCGGACATGGTGAAAGTgctaagtataaataaataaataaataaataaataaatataaatactgatCAGTGATAACACAAACAAGAGCAAATGACAGCTCAATCCAATCCAGTGACAGAGTGCAAATATCCAAACATCAAAATAACAAtactatatatacaatatatataaaatataatatgcagtgaatatataaaaaatatatacatataaaaaatataaatatatgaatgTATATAGTGAAGTCTATAGCCGTGAAAGAGTGTCCCTTCATAGGATGAgaaatggataaataaataaatcaatctgGTGATCCAGTGCTAGTAGTGATTCTTCAAATAAGCATAGGCTGCCAGAAGAGATGTAGCTGATGTGATCACAAAACAATCCAATAAATAGTGTTGATAGATGGGTATAATAATCCctccctgagctcccgggactcttacctccgcaCAGATAATCAAGTGCATCCACTATAAGTATCTCGACCAGACCTCCGTATGTATGTTCCACTAATCCTCCTTAGATATTCATGACTGGGTCCTCTTATCCATCCAAACAGTCAGTGTGCCCAGGAGAGGAAACAggggaaacacaaaaacaaaggaggggactccaatcgtgaagtagtaagcacaAGCCGGTATTTATTAAAGAGGAAAGAGCTGCGCTTACATGTATTCTAAAAATATACAGCAAGGAACTTtttaaaaacgagcggcgtttcaggcgcctgtatacgtcactccaggtgtacgtcctcccgtccaatccctacgcgttacgacacgtgtcacgtgtcttcatctggggaatctgattggcgGTTGTGGTATTGTTTATGTATCCGAGCGACCGGAAGTAGTGGcgtggccattttgttggagtCCAAAGTCTAACACATAGACTACCCATTCATTACAATGCATAGCAGAAGGCGTCACTCAATATGACGCTGCGGCTTACAATAGCTACATTGTGGGATCTCGTCTGCTAGTAATGATAGAGTAGTGGATCATATTAATCCCAAAAGGGAGGGAGTAAACGCGCGTACATAtaaaaatagaatatatataataatatatataaataataaaaatggtatgGTGTAAAGAAATAGCAATGTAAATATCGGTCAGTTGGCGGTACGTCATACTAACCTCAGGTTGAGACCAGCAAGAACGTCATCCAGCTGGTCAAACCATGATGGCGCTTTTCATTTATGTGTCTACAATTACACCAATAATACAAATAGGCATCTTGCATAGATGTATATCAGAAAACATACATATGCCATACAGTAggataattaaaaaatgtattaaataaaatatgtatatacagGCCGGGAACAAGTAGAGAATATACAACCTTATAAACATCTCTACATGgtaaaatagatatatatatatatacacagcgcagtgtcatatacatatataaataaaaataattattttaaaataatatatataaaaatatatagttaaaagattatatataaaatgtaataaaagaagTGTATATAATATAGGGAGGTCGCACACCTAGTTTGTCGCATGATAGTCAACATCTATGCATCTTATAACCTCGATATGAATGGTCATAGTGGTAAATATGAATaaaagtattaaaataaaatacttcaaaatactgtacaatatatgaaATCAAAAATTACTTAAGAAGCAGTTGAGGTCAAATTCAACATT
It encodes:
- the LOC120931269 gene encoding putative olfactory receptor 2B8, yielding MMWNYTRVEEFILLGLTRRQDIQTVLFLVFLISYVTSLMGNFLIIFASRISPHLHTPMYFFLSNLSFMDICFTSSIVPKMLINFLSLKKSISFNACFTQLFIHMGVGGSECCLLLAMAYDRYVAICSPLHYTTIMHPSLCVKMASGCWIVGFINSLINTLFALQLPFCGPNVINHFFCEIPYIIELSCIDASLNKTIIFLCAMFVVMGPFFFILITYGNIIFSILKISTSVGRKKAFSTCASHIIVVTLFYGTIIFLYMRPGDTHVANQDKMATLFYSVVTPMLNPFIYTLRNKDVKGALLWITIKKHVSE